aaatgaattgtgatGTTTTAAAAGCATTGATTATCTTTTGAAATTAACCGTAAATTTTTGTGTAGATTGGAAGTATTTTTCAATAATCAAGTTCAACTTCGATTTGAAGCTTGTCCAGACTAACTTCAACCTAATACATGCGATGGTTGATCTCGACTTAAGATATATTGAGGTTACTTTGATTAAGAAGGAACACCTCAATCTGTTAATAAAATTTGAGGGGAAATTACACAAACTCTCTATGAACTGTCAAGGCGGTGCTAGTTTGTCTTCAATCTTTCAAATGTTACATGAAATCtccgaattttcattttattgcaacCGTTAACCAATcatctattttattgtttgcACATGCTTAATATGTTTGTGAGATTTTTTGGTACTACCAACTGTTCTGAAAACTTAAACTGTTAGGTGAATATGTGATTCTTACACTTAGTCTAGTCTTTTTGGCTAGTACTAAGCgtggaaatttttaattagggAGGCAAATGAGGCCtcataaaatttgaattcaagatTTCCGACTCTGACACCATGTGAGATTCTGTGGGATCGCTGCTAACTGTTCTTAAAatttaaactgttagatgaagacgtgatttaatatttacatattttaatGATGACCGAGGATAAAATTACAattattcttgaattttttagtcTAATCGCTCTATTGCCCCCAAATGTGTTAAagattataaaatatatatatacatatatatatatatatatatatatatatatatatatatatatatatatatataggaaacTAATAAACCAACGTGATGATAGTTGGAAAAAATATTACCCTCCTTAGCAAAGTTGGTGTTTCTCGTTATAGCCACCAAAGTGATTTCGCTCATCCACCTCGCGCAAATTGTATCTCTCTAATTGAAAGATGGTTCAacatcatttatttattttttaaaaaattctagtATTTTTAGCATATTGTttagttgtttttctttttccatagtTTTTTGGTTTGCATAATTATGTTGTGTTGTCCTGACGATTGTAAGAAGGCATTATTGTAGCATAACAACGGCCATGAAGATGTTACTGAATGTTTGAGATAAGTTTGAAAAACTTATTGCTATTGTTGTTACTACTACCACTACTTCTATAATGTCCTAACATTTGTCTAATAATCATTACATTTCCTCTGTCTAATAATCATTACATttcctttcttaatttttctttctagtaTCTGTtgtataaattttaatattatttttttgggactGTTTAGAGGTTAAAAGAgtgatttaataatttttttttaaaagacaagAAGAATTACAGTTTTTGCCCTTGAAAATATCACATGATAGACAAGAGCAAAcggaaaaaaatagaagagactTGAAAGTTAAAGAGGGGATTGCACGTGAACAGCAATATATGTTGAAGGGAATCCTaggaagataaaaagaaagagcacaaaggaagaagatatGCCAAAGCAATGCCAAAAATGCTCTgcccaattttcttttaaggatTTTCATTGCGAAGTAACATCTTTCCATTGCAGTTTTAGCTTTAGTACCAATTGTTTTTTCCTATAATGCGCATTGTGAATATCAATGTTGTGCTCATTTCAATATTCCCATTTGAGAGTTAATACATAACTTTTCGGTCGTTTCAATTCCATTGAAGTTTATTTCAATTCTCATGTGCTTGCCCTTCGATTTGCTTTAGATTTAAGTGTTCGCAACTTTAATTTCCCTTGTTTCCAGCgttatcatttcattttccttgaGATTTCTCGCACTTCACTCTAGCTTAACTTAATTCCCTTATTTTGGCCTAATTCCCCTCTTTTTACACTTCAACTTTGAAGCATTTTTAGCTCGTAGGAGCTAGCGCGCCTTTGTCACACATATTCACATGCCATCACTCCTTGACAAAACTTGCTTTGTAGAAGTTTGATCATTTTGTGATCTACCTAAAATCAAAGAACAAGCTTAAGTTTATTTTCCCAATTACTTGTTTGTCAGATTTGCCTTTGATCGATTTAGATCCAACACAACTATACCAACTTCTTATATTCCTATCTGAGAGAATCTcattaattttctaattgtcATATAACTATTGTTAGGAAAGTCCTTTATATTGTTTTGCAAACAATATAATGTGTCGGTTGAATATGATAGATGATAAATGCACAAACCAAAATGCAAATGgtattttaaccacgaaatgaTACGAGGAGTGCTCTGACCCTATCAATGGTGAGTAGCGTGAATAGACTCACTGGGTTGCCGGCAAAAATAGCTTCCTCTATCAGACAAGGTGGAAGACGTGTGACGTGCTTCTACCACTTGGGTAATAAGGCCTAGATATCGTAAAATTGATACCAGGGACGTTTTGTCACCATGAACTTCGGATGTATACAGTGGAAAGACGATTAGGAgttggatgaccttgatacACAGTGACAAGTAAGGAAGAATAGGTTttagcctaaaaaaaaaagggtaaggAAGAATAGGATATTCGTGAGGACTTACAGGTACCATGATAAGGGGAGCAGCTAAGTGAAGTCCAGATCACTAATATACTTAGGAAGACCAAAGGATAGCAGTTGTGGGCAGCTTGGATAGACTAAGTCGATAATAAAGGCAAATCCCTACATCAACCGCATAGGAGTCCTACATTGTGCCTCTATCACTGACCATGAAGGGGTTGGTTGCTTGTTCATTTCATCTGAAcattaaaggaaaagaagatagCCATTGACAAGGCTTGGGATTCGGGGCAAGAGGACTGGATTTGAATCAGAGCAGTTTTACCATATATGGGCAAGGAAACAAAGGAGACAAGGTGATCGCACTCCTAAattctcaattgctttgaatggagagcTCCACGGGTTTTTTGCGAGCGGTCGAGGTCTTTGCCAAGGTGATCCCATCTCTCCTTACCTTTTCACTATGGTCATGGAAGTGCTCTCAGGGATCATTCTTAAGCACTCCTCGAGGCCTGATTTCAAGTTCTTCTGGAGGTGCAAGGCAGTGGGTCTTTCACATCTcttttttgcagatgatgtcttccttttttgtgaGGCGCACCTTCCTTCGGCGACTCTCCTTAAGGAAGCtctaaatatattttcctcttggagTGGCCTTTGTCCCAACTCGTGCAAGAGTGAAATTTTCTTGGCGGGTGGCAATCCCTCCCTAAGGAATAATATTCTTTTGGAGTTGGGCTTTCGAGAAGGAAGCCTGCCAGTTCGGTACTTGGGGGTTCCCATTATTACTTCAAGGATCAATAAAGCAGACTGTTGCACCCTGGTCAATCGCATCACTGCAAGGGTTCAGTCTTGGACCCACCGATTTCTCTCTATTGCTGGTCGGCTTCAGCTTATCAGGTCAGTTCTTCATGCTATACAAGCCTACTGGGCTAGTGTCTTTGTTTTACCTACAGCTGTGATGGAAcagatagagaaaatatttagacaattcctATGGAAAGGTCCGAACCTAGGCAGGGGTGGTACTAAGGTAGCCTGGGATGAAGTTTGCCTTCCAAATGATGAAGGAGGGCTAGGTGTTAGGAGGCTCCAAGATTGCAATAAAGCTTCCATGCTAAAGCATATTTGGATCTTGTTTTCCGACAAGGAAGCGCTATGGTGTAGATGGGTCCACTCCACGTtcttaaaaaacaagaatttttggGTTGCTAGGAAGCCAACATCTCGGATCCCGGGCCCGGAAGAGCTTGTTGACCCTAAGAAGGAATTTCAGGATGGCCTTCTCTTTGGAAAATTGGCGATGGCCAAACAACCTCTCCGTGGTTTGACAACCGGCACCCTAGAGGGCCCTTGAACCTCGTTCTTCTCGATTCTCTTATCTATAGCTCGTGGCTCTCTAGACAAGCTTCGTTGCTGACCTCTTCTCGATGCTGGCCAAGCTCTCAAAGTTGGTGCTTCAATCATGGGGGCAACCTCTTCCGAGCCTAACGAATGACTCGGATCGTTGTTGTTGGCGAGAAAGCTCTTCGAGCCAATTCACTATGGCATCGGCGTGGAACTACATCAGGAAGAAGAGGACGCAGGTCCACTGGTACTCCTTCGTATGGGACAACACCATAGTGCCTCGATATCAACTCAATCTTTAGCTCATGGCCAAGCGTAGGCTTCCAACCCAGGACCTCCTTCTGGCCTATGGTATAATTGGGAATGCTGCCTGTGCGTTTTGCAAGAATGTGCCTGACTCTGTTGACCACTTGTTTTTTGACTGCTGTGTCATGGCTAgcgttgctttcttttgggcgtcCAGATGTAATTTACCCTGGCGCAACAGAGGTTGGGGGGAAAATTTCAGATGGGCAACTACCTATTTGATGGGGAAAGATTTCTATAAGTGCATAGCCCGTTTTTCCTTTGGCGCGTTGTGTCacatcatttggaaaaataggaatgacatcatctttagagaccaGCCTCTCTCAATTCCGGCCATCAAGAACCACCTCTTCAAAGTGGTCCGAGACAAGGCTATCACCTTCAGGAACGTCGAAGACAATTTCAGAAACAGAAGGCTGCAGAGAAGTTGGAGCCTAGACCCGATTATTTTCAATGGGGACCCGTAGGTCCTTGATCTGACGCTGGCCTCCTCTTTGCTTTTGTCTCTGTTTGATAGCCGGTTGAGCTAGCCGTGCTTAGTTTGGCCTTGTTGTTGTAGTTGTTGTGCCGCCTCTGCGGCTTTTGCATCTCGTcacccttccacttcttttgtTACTACATTTGGAGTGCAAGTTACTGGTGTCAAGATCTCTTTGTACATTTGGctctttttaatatatttcttaccttctaccaaaaaaaaacaaaggagacAAAGTTTGGAAAAAAGCAGAAGTGACTGTTTTGGGAAACTGCTCCTGTTGGAGCAACAAAGAGACGTTCTGTTGCTAGTAATGGTGGAAAGCTGCTTGAGCGATTTGATCATCAAACGGTCATCTGAGTTCTAATGGTTATGAATTCAATCCAATAGAAGTTGTAGGGGTTGGGTGAAAACGAATAAAATTAGTCCATTGCTTTAAGCGTTTATCTTTGCTTTATTCTTATTGATAGAAGATGTGTATTTCTGATTATATACTCTATGAGGTTGCTTCCATCTGTAATATGTGATTAGAGAAGTATACAAGTGTAAAATTAGTGCTTGTGCATTTATAGCGGGATCTATCAACTTCAGGTTGAAGTGACATTTGTTACTAACTTCTCTTGATATTACTAGTATATTCTTGTCCTGTTGGTGGTTGTTAGTTTAAGAGAGTGGATATAGGTTTGGTTAAAAGCCAAATCACTACAATTTTTGTTGCAATATGTTTTATCTCTTCACTATTAGCATTATTTGTTCAATAGAAACACTTGTATTCAACTATATTGATTTGTTTCTGCATCCATCACAAAATAAATTGTTACATTttgtaaatttcttttcaagtttTGAAACACCCTAGTAAACCCTCTTGAGATTTTATTAACCTCAATGACTATcgatgaagttttttttttttttggtaaagggacTATCGATGAAGTTTGGACCCAAAGAGATCGAGAAAAAAACGTGCTTGTTCCATGATATTTCACATCATCAATAGACCTGTTTCGAATATGGCTAGTTCCATATCATATATGAATAAAATTGCTCCATTTTCGctgaataaataaaattgccTTTGacgattatttttttctttttacttttggtTGGTCTGCCAGGTAAGCCTGGACTTTTAATCTTAATGGTGAGAAGCTCGTGGCGTGCCCATACCTAGAGAAGGGCAGTTTCAAACTCCTTAcctctcaatttccaaatggGAATGGTGACTACTAGGGTAATCCGTAGAAGTTgtctttgataattttcaatatttgcacAATTTCCTTCAATTCTGTTACTTTCCTTCTATTAGTTACTTCAAATTTATGTATcactattttgaaaattaaaaggtAGCCTACTTTTCATCATCACTCTCATCACAACTTATCTATTCGTCATCTCTTTTGCTTAAAGCCTCACTTTTTCTATCGAGACACTTTTATGCAATGAAAATAGCGAATGAAGTATCTAAAAATGCACCAAAAACAATTACGTGAAAGCTATGTACATAAAGATACCTTGATCCCTTCTTCTGTAAATAGCCCatattcatcttttaaatttccTCGGTGAGTcattgtgattgtgatttaaTTATGGCAACTCTTTAAAAGGGTTTTTTTGTTTGATCGATCAGTCCATTATGTGTATATGAGAGACAAGTGACGAGAAAGAGCTTCGTCGTGATATAcactacaaaaataaaaatttattattatttgcatgTGTTAAAAAGTGGTTACTGTTCAAATAATCCCGAATTTTTATTGACAGTTTTTCAATAAATATGCTCAACAACGTTTGTGCAAATTCTTTCTTCTCAAAAGACAATATGTGCAACGGgtaaatcttaaaaaaaaaaaaaaaaaaactagcgcTATTCACATACATGGTAACAACCAGCttagaacaaagaaaaggaaaacataatgATATTCTTAAATCTTGTAactagtttttctatttttaaaaagtcaaaTTTGTCCTTGATCATGATTTCGTGACA
The nucleotide sequence above comes from Eucalyptus grandis isolate ANBG69807.140 chromosome 2, ASM1654582v1, whole genome shotgun sequence. Encoded proteins:
- the LOC120290533 gene encoding uncharacterized protein LOC120290533, with the translated sequence MEVLSGIILKHSSRPDFKFFWRCKAVGLSHLFFADDVFLFCEAHLPSATLLKEALNIFSSWSGLCPNSCKSEIFLAGGNPSLRNNILLELGFREGSLPVRYLGVPIITSRINKADCCTLVNRITARVQSWTHRFLSIAGRLQLIRSVLHAIQAYWASVFVLPTAVMEQIEKIFRQFLWKGPNLGRGGTKVAWDEVCLPNDEGGLGVRRLQDCNKASMLKHIWILFSDKEALWCRWVHSTFLKNKNFWVARKPTSRIPGPEELVDPKKEFQDGLLFGKLAMAKQPLRGLTTGTLEGP